In the genome of Lathyrus oleraceus cultivar Zhongwan6 chromosome 4, CAAS_Psat_ZW6_1.0, whole genome shotgun sequence, the window ACATAtcacacgttctgaatcaatgcaGTTTTACCATTATTCAGAACTACTTTAACATTTCCTATTCCTTCAGCATTCAGAtatttatcatcaacacatctgatcttGGTCTTCTTACCAGAGTCAAACTCAACTAGCCATTTCTTATTTCCAGTGGGGTGATTTGAACAACTAGTGTCCATGTACCACCAGTCTTTCAAAGATGCACTATCAGACTCAGAAGCCATCAATAGCACatgttcatcatcagaatctcctCTAACTATGTTTGCTTCATCTAacttcctttccttgtttgaccaacaatcaaTAGCAGAGTGGCCAAACTTCATACAATAATAACACTAAACCTTCCTTTTCTTATACTTATCCTTCCCCCTCTGAGTACTCTTCTTCCTTTCAGAAGTTGAGGTTTTTGACTTCTGAACACCATTAAATTTCTTCTTGGATTTTGACCAAGACTACTTCTGATATTTCTTACCATAAGTTGATTTTAGAGCCTGGTGATCTACCTCCATTTCAGAGTTTCTCTTagtcagacgcaactcttgtgcctctagactGCTTTGCAGCTCTTCAAATCTCATGGTGCTAAGATCtttagaatgttcaattgctacaatGATGTAGTCAAACTGAGGATTAATATatctaagtaccttctcaatgatcATTTCTTCATAATCACTCTAGAGATATAGTCagtaccttctcattgttcttcatgtcAAGATTCTCATACTGCTTTCATAAAGACTAgagcttcaccttcttcactaATGCATCATCGTCATAGTACCGTACCAGTGTGTCCCACACAGCCTTCACCGTCGTTGAATCAGTGATTTTCTCAAACAGGTTTgcatccacacactgatggatgtagaacaacgccttttgatccttcttcctcagatcATGCCAAGCATTCCTCTACGCATCTATTGCATTTGTTGGAAGTGCAACTAGAACGTAATTgtcattgacgagatcaagaatATCTTGAGcgtcaaacaacacacgcatctgaATCATCCACCGATTCTAGTTTTTGCCATCAAACACTGGAAGCTTAGTGCTCTGATTACCGTTTtcgttcatcttcaaccttgtgcaatTCACTCAGATCTCACCAAACACTAGTGTTTCCTAATCCCGCAGAATCAAGAAATGTGAATTTGTTACGATTCTGATCAAAAAATTCAACACGAATTCAAGAaacaaaatcaatcacacaatGCCTAATtgttcactcgtgtttccctgTGGATCTGAATCAGGCTCTaataccaattgttggtgcacaagatgaagaagatgaagatgaaataaGAGAGAGAATTGAAATAACAAACTTTCACTACTCTTCCAAAACGGTTACAATAAATGGTTACACACACACCACTATTGACAGCTACACTTGTTTATATACAAATAATGCCACGAAGGCAAAAGGTTAACCTACACTAGCTAGGTTAAGTTTAACAAAACTAATACTACTACTACCgaatatgaattacttctaacaACTCTGACCAAAATAATATATCGGGTTCAGATAACTAGAAATAAGAGACTAACCCCACTTAATGAGATACAGTTtaattattgttgttgtttcttTGATTTTCCTAATTGAGACAACTTCTATTTGTGAAACTTCAGATTTACTTGATTTTTGAGTCTTGGTTCAAACCTTTGGAGATTTTCTGATGCTTTGGCGGAtatgattttgttttgttttctcttaatttcttttgttttttcattctatttttgagttttgatttttttattcTTCTCTTTTATGGGTGAGGTCTTACCCCATATTTGTTTACatttttttcatttat includes:
- the LOC127137858 gene encoding uncharacterized protein LOC127137858 → MIIEKVLRYINPQFDYIIVAIEHSKDLSTMRFEELQSSLEAQELRLTKRNSEMEFGHSAIDCWSNKERKLDEANIVRGDSDDEHVLLMASESDSASLKDWWYMDTSCSNHPTGNKKWLVEFDSGKKTKIRCVDDKYLNAEGIGNVKVVLNNGKTALIQNV